TGACCAGGTTCTCTGAATCAGGGCTGATTTCAATCTCACCGAAGTAGGATGTGCCGTTATGCATCACCAAGCATACGCTGTATCCTTTATCTTCTGCATATTTCAGTGTGTCAAGCATGAGAATCCCTCCATTCCAAAAATATTACATACTCTATGTATCGACTAGATGGTCGCAAATGATAATAATGGAACAAAAAAACAGTTAAGTAATTTGATTATACTTAATTTTAAGACAAAAAACATCCTCTTTTTTCCACAAAAGAATGCTTATTTCAGTATACAAAAATGCGGGATAAGCCCGGGTCAGATCGAATGAACGATGAAAAAATCTGCCGAAGCCTTCCCGCTATTCGTCTATCGTAAAACGAGTGCCCATATCAATTGATGAAGGTTCGCATAAGCTACTTTAGGTAAGGTGAGTTCTCCGCATCAGGTTATAACCTCCGTCACATCTGGCAGAGAAAAATCTTTCAAGGCGATGTACAATCCGATGCCTGCAGCAATGAATGCAAGGATAGCAGCGATCAGGGCTAAGTATTCGATCTTTCTTGCTGCAGCTTCTTCCGAATTGTTGCCATTGTTATTTCTATTCTTGCTTGATATGCTGCTTTTTTTCATCCATGTCACCCTCTTTAATCAAGATGCCTCCGTTCTTTCTTCTAGTTTATGATTACTCATAGGAAGGCGTTCTAAAAAAGGGTGCTTTCCCAAGCGATATGTGCCCGAAAGGAGAGAAGCCCGTGAATAAACAGCGAACCGATGTAAGAAGGAAAGTGTCCAAGACCCCCGCTAGAAAAAGGACAAAGAAGAAGGCGAAGCGTGAAGCTGCCTCTAATGCTTTTTCTCTGTTGTCATCGAAGCTTCTGGAGAATTTATCCCCGGAGCAGTTCTTGGCTCTATGCAGTACGTTAATGGAGATGAAGGATGGGGTTGTCGACATATTTAAAGAGGTGAAGCCTGAGAAGAAGCAGAAAATGCACGGTTTGATCGTGCAGTTCCTTGATCAATCCGACCAGCTCAATCTGCCGAAGAAATATAAGGCTGCATTGGGGGAGCTCGGTCAGAGATTGAAGCAAATGAATCTGGATCAGCCCTCCCCTGCGGAAGTGAATCAATCCGTGCAAGCCTTGCCGACTCCTCAGGGACCGTCGCAGGGATTACCGAACAAGCCACAGGTCCAGCAGGCACTACATCAACACCCGCACCATCCGCCAGGTCCGAATGGCCCTCATCCTCAGTCAGGACCTCAGCAGCCACCGCATCATCACTCGAATGGCCCGCATTTCCAAGCAGGACTGCACCATCCACCTCATCCGTTCCATCCCGGTCGTCCCCATCCTAATCACAGACCACCATCCTATTCGGATTCAACGGCAGCTCAAAATTCGAAATAAAAGGGCAATTAGCCCGGTCGAAATAAGGTCGAGCAACATATGGTATGAGTGTAGTACACAGAAAGGAGGAGTTACAATGAGCGAAGTAGGATACGGATATGGCGGCGGCCAAGTAGGCGGCTTCAGCGGTTACGATGGAGGTAAATCCATCGGCGCAATCTTGGTATTGTTTATTCTCTTGGTTATTATCGTTAAAGCTTTCTGCTGGTAATGATTTGACCATGATATAAACTTAAGGTCTGCCTGCATAGGCAGGCCTTAAGTTTTGGCAGAGAGTACACGATGTAATCACATTGCCTGAATGGGCGTACAGTACATAGTCGTCACGCTAAGGAGAGAGCCGTGCTCGTGACCACGTGAGTTCGATCAGCACAAGCGAGCGGTACACTCCAGAACGTTGGACAGCCCCCGTGCGATGAATGCTCGGGGGCTTAATGTTTGTGCTCCCAAGGTCGCCCTCGTCTAAATGATCAAAAGCGGCTTGGTTCAGCAATATAAATTTAACCTATATTATAATGCTGCTCTTCGTAGTAGCGTAGAAACTACAGCTGCATTGTATTCCTCTACTTACATTTCACACAACAAAAGCCCTACCTCTCTTTTGTCCTTACGGCTCCGATGACCGCGCCAGTTTGAATGAAAATCATAAAATCTCGTGTTTGGGTTATAACGCGATTACTCCATGGGGTTAAATGAAGAGTTATCTTACTCCGGATCATATGCATTATTCTTATGCCAGCCGCGAATAAATGCATGACCTTCAAAGAGGAATGTAATGGGGTTAAATATTCATAATACTAAGTAGTATATCATAGATTACAGCAATTTACAAATACAGAACTTCTTCAGGGGAAACAGGAAAAAGCATATTCTCGTTATTGGGACTTCTGGGCTATAATAGAACTTGAGAATAAGCTTCTAGGGAAAGCGAGGTTGTATTCATCTTGCAACGGTATCAAGCGCTGCGCAAAAGATTGGCTGTTAACTACATCGCTAGCTGGGCTGCAACTGCTGTACTGGCGCTTCTGTCTATACGATCTTTAACGCTTCATCTGCATGCAGCAGAGTCCCGTTATTTGGCAGTGATCTTGGCTGCCGCATTACTTCTTACACTGCTGACTGGAATATACCTTATCCTCAGGCAGGTTAGACCTTATAAAGATATACAGCTTCAAGCTGAGACCGGCACAGGTCTTCAGTATGCGTATGATTTTCTCCACACCTTGCCGGCTCACGCCTTCTGTCGGATACTGTACTCGCATTATATTTGCTTGTCTTTACCGGTCGTGCTGCTAAGTACGATCCTGAAGCGGTTAGATCTTCTCCAACTATCATTTATACATACTTTATATATTGTAATAAGCTTTCTTTTCGCTGCTTACCTGCATGCCATTATCGAATTTATGATGACAACGAGAGCCATTAGACCTTACATATTAGCCGTCGAAAATAAAGCGGAGGCAAGCGTTACCCAGCTAGTTTTTACAGGGCAGCAGCCTGTTTCTCTTGGTCCCAACACATGGATAAGGTTAATCTTTATCATCATCTATCCTTTGCTGCTCGTGTTTTTTATAACCGAAATTCAGCAATTTTATTACTCTGAAACCGTCATGAGGGAGTATGCCGGACTTGGCGTATGGCTACTGCTGCTTGGGATTGGCTTGTCTATGTTTGCAGCAGCCCGTCTTATAAAAAGTGATCACTCTACGACGGAAGGCTCTACGACGGAAGGGATGAATCAATTAAGTCTTGAGCTGAAGGAGAGAGACGAGCTGGTGAAGCAGCTGCAGGACAGCTATTTTAGTACCTTATCCGCAGCGCTGGACGCCAGGGATCCTTATACGGCGGGTCATTCCATGCGGGTGGCAGAATATTCGGTCATGATCGGCCGCAAGCTGGGGCTTGCAGAGGAAGAGCTTGACACCCTTTACAAAACGGCGCTGATTCACGACATCGGAAAAGTAGGCATCCCCGATATGGTGCTGCTTAAGGAAGGTAAGCTCAGTGAAGAGGAGTATTTGACGATTCAGCGTCACCCGGTGCTTGGCGAATCGATATTACAGCATGTCCAGCCGGCACAGTCGATTAAGCCCTTCCTATCCGGGGTACGTTCCCATCACGAGCGTTATGACGGCAAGGGATATCCGGATCAGCTGGCGGGAGAGCGTATTCCTTTATTTGGAAGAATTATTGCAGTAGCGGATGCCTTCGACGCTATGACCTCGGACCGGCCTTACCGCAAAGGAATGAAGGATGAGGAGGCCATCTCTATACTGGAACAGGGCCGAGGAACACAGTGGGACCCGATTATAGCTGGCATATTTGTAGACCAGTACCGGTGCAGACCATCCTGCTGTTAAGAATCCGTTAAGAACTTCATCTCCTGCCTTGTCGATTCAAAGATCCTGATTCGGGTTAAGAATATAACACGCTGGTGACATACTTTCTAGTCTCTAGGAACTTGGAATCACCATACAGACAAGGAGATGAGAAGAATGGATAACAACGTATTCAAAGGTAAATGGAATCAAGTGAAGGGCGAAGCCAAGAAGCAATGGGGTAAGCTGACTGATGATGATCTGGATGTCATCGATGGTGAGAAGGACAAGCTGGTCGGCAAGCTTCAGGAGCGATACGGTCATTCCCGCGACGAAGCCGAGAAGGAATATGATAACTGGAGCAGAACGTACCGCTAACATAGATTGAACCAGGCATGTGAATTTGAGATATCTAGTTCATTCTATATAGAAACTTTAATAGATTTTTCCAAAATAAGAGAGCACAGATCCCATAGAGGATTTGTGCTCTCTTTGCATGGTATGATAGGGAAAAGTGAGTTTGTCAGGAGGTCTAGCTAGTGGGACGAAAAGGATTAGTCATTGGGGCTACTGGGTTGGTCGGCAAGCAGCTCGTATCACAGCTGCTCGCGCATGATGAATATGAAGAGGTTACCACGCTCGTGAGACAGGAGCTTCCGATATCCCACCCTAAACTGTCTCAAGTGATTGTGAACTGGGACGAGCTTGAAAGGCATGAGGAGGCTTTCATCGGAGCAGACGAATTGTTCTGCTGTATGGGCACGACGATCAAGAAGGCAGGATCGCAGGCGGCGTTCCGCAAAGTTGATCTGGAGTACCCCGTTACTGCAGCCAGACTCGCGTTGTCTCATGGGACGAGACAGATGATTGCTGTTACATCCATGGGAGCAGACAGCACTTCACGCATCTTCTACAGCCGAACCAAGGGAGAGTTTGAGGACGATATCGCGAGACTAGGCTTTCGTGGTATTCATTTTCTAAGACCATCCTTGCTGCTTGGCGACAGAGAAGAAAAACGCACAGGGGAGAAGATAGGTGAATGGGTGCTGACGCTTGCCGATCCGCTGCTTCGCAAAGGAAGAGGACGGGAGTACCGAGCGGTTCCGGGTGCTTATGTTGCGAAGGCCATGATCAGGGCAGCGATGCGAGATCAGAGCGGGGTGTACCGCCATTCGAACAAGGATATCTGGAAGCTGGCTGAACAACAAAAATAGACAAGCCTGCTTGCTTTGAATACAATGACTATAGAAATGCTTGGATAAACTAACCTACAGAGGAGGAGATACATATGAGTAAGAACCCGATTTCCACAGAAAAGGCACCAGGAGCCATTGGACCATACAGTCAGGCAGTTGAAGCAGGCGGTTTCATATTTACGTCTGGTCAGCTCGGAATCAATCCGCAGACAGGTGAATTCGGTGATACCGTTGAGGAGCAGGCTCGTCTATCCCTTGAGAATGTGAAGGCCATCCTTGAAGCTGCCGGAGCAAGCTTGGACCAAGTCGTGAAGACGACGGTATTCCTGAAGGACATGAATGATTTTACCCGTGTAAATGAAGTGTACAGCTCGTTCTTCAGCCAGCCTTATCCTGCGCGCAGCGCGGTAGAGGTAGCCCGTCTTCCGAAGGATGCGCTGGTCGAGATTGAAACGATTACGCTGAAGAAATAACAAGAGTGTATAGGTAGAAGCATACAATAAAGAAGAAGGACCGCTTGCCCTGATTTGACAGGGCAGACGGTCCTTCTTTATTTATATGCGGCACGGAGCCACTCGAGGAATTCAAGGCCTCTATTACTTACTGTCTTCGTTTGGAGAAGAACAGCCAGATCGAGTAAATCAGCAGCAAGGCTGCAATTCCGGCTGCGGTATAAGCTACAGCGGTGATATCGGATTGCTTCACACTAATTGCAATATAAGCCCATACGAAGACCAGCGGTAGTACGGCATCACGATAAGAGAAGCTGACTGCGAGTGCGACAATCGCCCCGATGATCAGGAGCAGGATTGCCCATGTCTCATCTCCAAGGCCAAATCCATCCCATTCCCGTTTGCTAAGCCAAACGGTCACATTAATAATGGTGGCCACACTGACCCAGCCAAGATAAATCCGGAAGGGAAGCTGGACAAACCATTTTTCACCTGTAGTCGGCTTCTGAAGTGCCAATACACGCACATACATCTGACTCAGAGAGAACAGCAGGATAAAGATGACGAGCACGGACCAGCCGAACCACAGGTTCTGCCATAGGACAATCCAGCCTGCATTCGCCAGACAACTGATGAAGAACCAGAATTTAAGGACTGCCGCTGTATTTCGCTGCTTCTGGGACGGCAGAAACTGCAGAATGATGAATCCGGCCAGAAAGGCGTAAATGACTGACCAGATGGCGAAGGCATATCCGGCGGGTGTAATCAGTACAGGGTATAGAGCCGACACCTCCGAAGTGGTTCTTCCGCCGATGGGCAGCAGGTTAGCGAGCGCGTTCATGACGATCACAAGTACAAATCCGATGACGTTTAGCCATTTATAAGGGTTCCGGTGAGTGGTGCGCAGCATACAATTCCTCCTCGCAAGTATAATATTGACTCTATGGTTAATTAAACCTTCATGTATATCCTTACCCAATAATTTCACATTCAACATAAGTGTATGCAAAAGAATAGCCATGTAATGATCTGCATCGAAAGTTTTAATTTTCCGTAATGTTCATTCATTTCCATTCATATGGGTTAAAGATAGTTAGAGATACAATATTGCTACTTGAAAGGGGGCTGGCCAGCGTGATTAGCAAAAGGTCTTCACAGTGGCTGCAGCAGCTTGTCTTTGTAGGTCCTTCACTCGTGTTTTTCCTCCTTATTATTGTGGCTCCATTTCTGCTGGGAATGTACTATTCCTTTACTAATTGGAATGGTGCGGCAAGCGAGCCCACATGGGCAGGCTTATCCAATTTTACGAAAATATTTACGGATGATCCCGCCTTTCTAAAATCCTTTACGTTTACAGCCTGGTTCACACTTGCGGGTGTGCTGCTGACCAACGTGCTCGGCTTTTTCCTTGCCTACTTTCTGACAAGGCCGCTCAAGACCAAAAATGTCCTGCGTACGATCTTCTTCATGCCGAACGTCATCGGCGGACTGCTTCTCGGGTTCATCTGGCAGTTTATATTTGTCCGCGGATTCGCATCTGTTGGAGAAGCGACAGGACTCGCTTTTTTTAATCTTCCCTGGCTGGGAGATGAGGCAACGGCGTTCTGGGCGATTGTGATTGTTTTTGTATGGCAGACAGCCGGATATTTGATGGTCATCTACATATCTTCACTGAATAACATACCGAATGAAGTGATTGAGGCAGCTCAGATTGACGGCGCGAGCAAAGGACAAATTCTGAAGAGTATTATTGTGCCGCTCATTATGCCAGGGGTTACCGTATGTTTGTTCCTCGCCATCTCCTGGTCCTTCAAAATGTTTGACCTGAACCTGTCCCTCACTAAGGGAGGGCCGTTCCGTTCGACCGAATCGGTGGCGCTGAATATTTATAATGAGGCGTTCGTGAACGGAAGGTACGGACTCGGTACGGCAAAAGCTTTGATCTTCTTCATTATCGTGGCCATCATTACGTTCATTCAGGTTCGATTGACGAAGAGCAAGGAGGTTGAAGCCTAAGATGGAATCTGCAAAAAGCTATCGGATAAGTACCTTCATCACCGAATTGTTCATGATCCTGCTGGCTCTCGTGTTTCTTGTTCCTTTTTATTTCCTGTTTGTGAACTCTGTCAAAACCTTCGGTGATCTGCTGACCAATGCAGCCTCCTGGCCGCAAGCGTTCGAGTGGAGCAATTACCAAAGAGCATGGGAGATCACGAACTTTCCCAAAGTGCTTACGAATTCTTTAATTGTAACCGTTATCAGTAATTTACTGCTTGTGCTGATCAGCTCAATGACCGCCTATCGCATGGTTAGGCACAATACCCGATTCAATCGCGTGCTGTTCACCCTGTTCGTTGCGGCGATGGTCATTCCGTTTCAATCGATTATGATTCCGCTCGTTAAGGTAACAAGCACCGTCGGGATTATGAACAGTCACTGGGGGCTAATCATCTGCTACCTCGGCTTCGGGGTCCCGATGTCGGTCTTCCTGTTCCACGGATTTGTCAAATCGGTGCCTGTCGAGATCGAGGAGGCGGCAAGAGTGGATGGCAGTAACGCCTACGGTGTGTTTTTTCGCATAGTCTATCCGCTCATGCGGCCGATGTATGTCACGATTATCATTTTGAATACGCTGTGGATCTGGAATGATTACTTACTGCCCTCCATTGTGCTGCAGGACGCTGAGCTGCATACAATCCCGATCGCAACTTACGCGTTCTTCGGTCAATACACCAAGCAGTGGGATCTCGCGCTGCCTGCGCTGGTCCT
This sequence is a window from Paenibacillus urinalis. Protein-coding genes within it:
- a CDS encoding YjcZ family sporulation protein, with protein sequence MSEVGYGYGGGQVGGFSGYDGGKSIGAILVLFILLVIIVKAFCW
- a CDS encoding HD-GYP domain-containing protein, whose product is MQRYQALRKRLAVNYIASWAATAVLALLSIRSLTLHLHAAESRYLAVILAAALLLTLLTGIYLILRQVRPYKDIQLQAETGTGLQYAYDFLHTLPAHAFCRILYSHYICLSLPVVLLSTILKRLDLLQLSFIHTLYIVISFLFAAYLHAIIEFMMTTRAIRPYILAVENKAEASVTQLVFTGQQPVSLGPNTWIRLIFIIIYPLLLVFFITEIQQFYYSETVMREYAGLGVWLLLLGIGLSMFAAARLIKSDHSTTEGSTTEGMNQLSLELKERDELVKQLQDSYFSTLSAALDARDPYTAGHSMRVAEYSVMIGRKLGLAEEELDTLYKTALIHDIGKVGIPDMVLLKEGKLSEEEYLTIQRHPVLGESILQHVQPAQSIKPFLSGVRSHHERYDGKGYPDQLAGERIPLFGRIIAVADAFDAMTSDRPYRKGMKDEEAISILEQGRGTQWDPIIAGIFVDQYRCRPSCC
- a CDS encoding CsbD family protein; the encoded protein is MDNNVFKGKWNQVKGEAKKQWGKLTDDDLDVIDGEKDKLVGKLQERYGHSRDEAEKEYDNWSRTYR
- a CDS encoding oxidoreductase — its product is MGRKGLVIGATGLVGKQLVSQLLAHDEYEEVTTLVRQELPISHPKLSQVIVNWDELERHEEAFIGADELFCCMGTTIKKAGSQAAFRKVDLEYPVTAARLALSHGTRQMIAVTSMGADSTSRIFYSRTKGEFEDDIARLGFRGIHFLRPSLLLGDREEKRTGEKIGEWVLTLADPLLRKGRGREYRAVPGAYVAKAMIRAAMRDQSGVYRHSNKDIWKLAEQQK
- a CDS encoding RidA family protein, which encodes MSKNPISTEKAPGAIGPYSQAVEAGGFIFTSGQLGINPQTGEFGDTVEEQARLSLENVKAILEAAGASLDQVVKTTVFLKDMNDFTRVNEVYSSFFSQPYPARSAVEVARLPKDALVEIETITLKK
- a CDS encoding TspO/MBR family protein, with amino-acid sequence MLRTTHRNPYKWLNVIGFVLVIVMNALANLLPIGGRTTSEVSALYPVLITPAGYAFAIWSVIYAFLAGFIILQFLPSQKQRNTAAVLKFWFFISCLANAGWIVLWQNLWFGWSVLVIFILLFSLSQMYVRVLALQKPTTGEKWFVQLPFRIYLGWVSVATIINVTVWLSKREWDGFGLGDETWAILLLIIGAIVALAVSFSYRDAVLPLVFVWAYIAISVKQSDITAVAYTAAGIAALLLIYSIWLFFSKRRQ
- a CDS encoding carbohydrate ABC transporter permease; translated protein: MISKRSSQWLQQLVFVGPSLVFFLLIIVAPFLLGMYYSFTNWNGAASEPTWAGLSNFTKIFTDDPAFLKSFTFTAWFTLAGVLLTNVLGFFLAYFLTRPLKTKNVLRTIFFMPNVIGGLLLGFIWQFIFVRGFASVGEATGLAFFNLPWLGDEATAFWAIVIVFVWQTAGYLMVIYISSLNNIPNEVIEAAQIDGASKGQILKSIIVPLIMPGVTVCLFLAISWSFKMFDLNLSLTKGGPFRSTESVALNIYNEAFVNGRYGLGTAKALIFFIIVAIITFIQVRLTKSKEVEA
- a CDS encoding carbohydrate ABC transporter permease, which encodes MESAKSYRISTFITELFMILLALVFLVPFYFLFVNSVKTFGDLLTNAASWPQAFEWSNYQRAWEITNFPKVLTNSLIVTVISNLLLVLISSMTAYRMVRHNTRFNRVLFTLFVAAMVIPFQSIMIPLVKVTSTVGIMNSHWGLIICYLGFGVPMSVFLFHGFVKSVPVEIEEAARVDGSNAYGVFFRIVYPLMRPMYVTIIILNTLWIWNDYLLPSIVLQDAELHTIPIATYAFFGQYTKQWDLALPALVLGITPIILFFLLMQKHIIQGITAGSVKG